From Candidatus Neomarinimicrobiota bacterium, one genomic window encodes:
- the purL gene encoding phosphoribosylformylglycinamidine synthase subunit PurL, whose protein sequence is MEEKIWIKAGLTDSEYELLTKHMGREPNTVELALYAQMWSEHCGYTHTRPLFKHFLTTGPRIVQGPGENAGIVDIDDDEVITFKLESHNHPSAIAPFQGAATGVGGIIRDILAMGAYPIASLNSLHFGHPGEKGHTRWLISEVIHGIGEYGNCVGVPTVGGEVRFSNAYKGNPLVNAMCVGFMKKSEIKKAIATGIGNSLMIVGNLTGRDGMGGASFASKDLEEENDEDRGAIQVGDPFMEKLLIEACLEVFDKDYVVGVQDMGAAGILSSSVETASKAGNGVEIDVALVPKREEAMRPEEVMISESQERMLLIVKKGTEDKVNKIFHKWDLHAVVIGQVTDDGMYRVLENGITVGEVPVWSLMDAPTYILDAVEPPHLKETRAFKNEQVAQPSDLNQVLVRLLSAPDICSKEWVYRQYDHRVQMNTVVKPGSDAAILRIKGRDKGIGLTMDSNGRYCYLNPRRGAQSIVAESARNQVVSGAEPIAITDGLNFGNPEKPEVYYQLEQSIIGISEACRALDTPVIGGNASLYNQTPEFGSIYPTPIIGMTGLVKSLAHVTTMEFKNAGDFVILIGETKEELGASEYLDVIHNLVTGDVPELDLELERKAQDYILDIIRKGLVKSAHDLGDGGLAVALAESCIAGELGASVSLDLDMRADALLFGESQTRFMLSADETSTDKIVELAANQGLEAAVIGRVTKAKDIIIHNMDEKIIDISVDESGTAFSTGFDKLMKTDS, encoded by the coding sequence ATGGAAGAAAAGATTTGGATCAAAGCAGGTCTAACTGACTCTGAATATGAATTATTAACCAAACATATGGGACGTGAACCCAATACTGTGGAATTAGCATTGTATGCTCAGATGTGGTCTGAACATTGTGGCTATACACATACACGGCCCCTGTTTAAACATTTTCTAACGACAGGTCCACGTATTGTCCAGGGACCTGGTGAAAATGCAGGTATTGTGGATATCGATGACGATGAAGTCATTACTTTTAAACTTGAAAGTCATAACCACCCCTCAGCTATTGCACCCTTTCAAGGGGCTGCTACTGGAGTAGGTGGCATTATTCGGGATATTCTCGCCATGGGCGCTTATCCCATTGCTTCTTTGAATTCCCTCCATTTTGGACATCCAGGAGAAAAGGGCCACACCCGTTGGCTCATTTCCGAAGTCATTCATGGAATTGGGGAATATGGAAATTGTGTGGGCGTGCCCACAGTTGGTGGTGAGGTCAGATTTTCCAATGCATACAAGGGCAACCCTCTGGTAAATGCCATGTGTGTTGGTTTTATGAAAAAATCTGAAATCAAAAAAGCCATCGCAACAGGTATTGGCAACAGTTTGATGATTGTGGGTAACCTCACCGGTCGGGATGGGATGGGTGGCGCCAGTTTCGCATCCAAGGACCTGGAAGAGGAAAATGATGAAGATCGCGGTGCCATCCAGGTCGGCGATCCTTTTATGGAAAAACTTCTCATCGAAGCCTGTCTTGAGGTATTTGATAAAGATTACGTTGTTGGTGTCCAGGATATGGGCGCAGCAGGTATCCTTTCGTCATCTGTTGAAACAGCAAGTAAGGCTGGCAATGGCGTCGAAATAGATGTTGCCCTGGTTCCCAAGCGCGAAGAAGCCATGCGTCCTGAAGAAGTCATGATTTCTGAATCTCAAGAACGCATGCTCCTGATTGTCAAAAAGGGAACTGAAGATAAGGTCAATAAAATTTTTCATAAATGGGATTTACATGCAGTTGTGATTGGACAGGTCACTGATGATGGCATGTACCGGGTTCTTGAAAATGGCATTACTGTTGGTGAAGTACCTGTGTGGTCGCTCATGGATGCCCCGACATATATTCTTGATGCCGTAGAGCCACCTCATCTAAAAGAAACCAGGGCATTCAAGAACGAGCAGGTCGCTCAACCTTCTGATTTGAATCAGGTCTTGGTGAGGTTGCTGAGTGCTCCAGATATTTGTTCTAAAGAATGGGTTTATAGACAATACGATCATAGAGTTCAGATGAATACGGTGGTGAAGCCTGGTTCTGATGCAGCTATTCTGCGTATCAAAGGTCGTGATAAGGGGATTGGTCTCACCATGGATTCCAATGGACGCTATTGCTATCTGAATCCCAGACGGGGAGCCCAGAGTATTGTGGCTGAATCAGCCAGAAATCAGGTGGTTTCGGGTGCCGAGCCGATTGCCATAACCGATGGTCTCAACTTTGGAAATCCTGAAAAACCTGAAGTCTACTACCAACTGGAACAATCTATCATTGGGATCAGCGAGGCCTGTAGAGCCCTTGACACCCCAGTTATTGGTGGTAATGCCAGTCTATACAATCAAACACCTGAGTTTGGTTCCATCTATCCGACTCCAATTATCGGTATGACTGGATTGGTTAAATCGTTGGCCCATGTGACAACCATGGAATTTAAAAATGCTGGTGATTTTGTCATTCTCATTGGAGAAACCAAGGAAGAACTCGGTGCTTCTGAATACCTGGATGTCATCCACAATCTGGTTACAGGTGATGTACCCGAACTGGACCTTGAGCTTGAACGCAAAGCGCAAGATTATATTCTGGATATCATTCGTAAGGGTCTGGTGAAAAGTGCCCATGATCTGGGTGATGGGGGTTTGGCGGTTGCTCTGGCTGAATCCTGTATCGCCGGCGAACTGGGTGCCAGCGTCTCACTGGATCTTGATATGAGAGCGGACGCCCTATTATTTGGTGAAAGTCAGACACGCTTTATGCTTTCGGCTGATGAAACATCAACTGACAAGATTGTAGAATTGGCAGCAAATCAAGGTCTTGAAGCAGCTGTCATTGGACGTGTAACTAAAGCAAAGGACATCATCATTCACAATATGGATGAGAAAATCATAGATATTTCTGTTGATGAATCTGGAACAGCTTTTTCAACAGGATTTGATAAATTAATGAAAACCGATAGTTGA
- the purQ gene encoding phosphoribosylformylglycinamidine synthase subunit PurQ, which yields MNWGVLLFPGSNCAEDCFHAVDKILEKPVKYLWHKDTDLGDVDAIIIPGGFSYGDHLRPGAIAHLSPAMTAVKEFAASGGLVIGICNGFQILTESRMLPGSLLQNRELKFLCQDQSLKVDNADTPFTSEYASGNVVVFPIAHNEGNYYAAPDTIAEMEANGQILFRYCSPEGEVSDKTNPNGSINSIAGIINRTGNVVGMMPHPERSADSVLGLSDGKGVFVSMLKHLEAKHG from the coding sequence ATGAATTGGGGAGTTCTTTTATTTCCTGGTTCTAATTGCGCTGAAGATTGCTTTCATGCCGTAGATAAGATTCTGGAAAAACCCGTCAAGTACTTGTGGCACAAGGATACAGATTTGGGTGATGTGGACGCCATTATTATCCCTGGTGGCTTCTCATATGGAGATCACTTACGCCCTGGAGCCATCGCACATCTTTCTCCGGCTATGACAGCCGTGAAGGAGTTTGCCGCCTCCGGTGGTCTGGTTATCGGTATCTGTAATGGCTTTCAGATATTGACTGAATCCAGAATGTTACCAGGCAGCTTACTCCAAAATCGTGAACTCAAATTCCTGTGTCAAGATCAGAGCTTAAAGGTGGATAACGCTGATACCCCTTTCACAAGTGAATATGCCTCAGGGAATGTGGTCGTTTTTCCCATCGCACATAATGAAGGCAATTATTATGCGGCTCCTGATACCATTGCTGAGATGGAAGCCAATGGACAAATTCTCTTTCGCTATTGCAGTCCAGAGGGCGAAGTCAGTGATAAAACCAATCCAAATGGTTCCATAAACAGCATCGCAGGAATTATTAATCGGACAGGCAATGTGGTGGGGATGATGCCCCATCCGGAGCGCAGTGCTGATAGTGTACTGGGTTTAAGCGATGGTAAAGGGGTTTTTGTCTCAATGTTAAAACACCTCGAAGCAAAACACGGTTAG
- the purS gene encoding phosphoribosylformylglycinamidine synthase subunit PurS — protein sequence MLKAIVTVMLKKGIFDPQGRAVQNGLGSIGFDQVKKVRVGKQLEIDLEMTDMASAEASVHDMCDKMLANPVVESYSFEIKEV from the coding sequence ATGTTAAAAGCAATCGTAACTGTCATGTTGAAAAAAGGAATCTTTGATCCACAGGGAAGAGCCGTTCAGAACGGGCTGGGTTCCATAGGTTTTGATCAGGTCAAAAAAGTTCGTGTTGGCAAACAACTTGAAATTGATCTGGAGATGACTGACATGGCATCTGCTGAAGCTTCTGTCCACGATATGTGTGATAAGATGTTGGCCAATCCTGTGGTAGAATCTTACAGCTTTGAGATCAAGGAGGTCTGA